One Streptomyces dangxiongensis genomic window, AACCCCCGTGCACTAGGAAGAGACGCGTAGCGAGCCCTTACTGTTCCAGGGTTCAGGTGACGGTCCGACGGGCGGGGTGCCGGCCCAGATCCCCGGGGGTTGCGGAGGGGCGCGCGAACCGGGTCCGCGCACAGGGGCCATGATGCAGAGGCACCGTCACCACCACGTGGACAAGGGACCTGCTCATGCGCGTCATTCCGCTCACCGTCACCGCCCTCACCGCCACCCTCCTGCTGACCGCCTGCGACGGCGGCGGGAGCGACAGCCGGGGCAGCGCCGGCTCGGCCTGCACGATCGGCGGGGTCTCCGTGCAGATCGGGTCGGCGAGCGTGGCCCCGGCGGCGGGAGACAGCGGCGAGGTCCCCGTCAGCATCACCAACCACAGCGCCCCCTGCACGCTGGACCACTTCCCGGGTGCCGTGCTGAAGACCGCCACCGCGCAGGCCACCGTGCCCGCGCTCAAGGGCGCGAAGGCGCAGAAGCTGAAGCTCGCCAAGGGCGACTCCGCGTCCTTCACGATCGGTTACGTGCGCGGCAAGGACGGCGACAAGAACACCCTGGCGGCCAGGACGGTACGGATCAGCCTGCCCGGATCCGGCACCACCCGGTCCTTCCCGTGGTCGTACGGCCCTGTGGCCGGCCGGGGCGACGGCGGCGGCCCGGACGCCTCCGTCAGCGCCTTCCAGCAGGTCGGCGACTGAGGGTCAGCCGAGCCGGCGGCGGGCTCGGACCTGTGCCCGGTCCGCCGCGCGGGCGCCCTCGGTCCAGCCCGCCGCGTCGCTCACCCCGCGCAGCCGGGTGGTCGTGGTCTCCGGGAACATGCGCTCCAGCCGGCCGGTGACGGCTGTCGCGCGCGTGGCCAGCACCGGCAGCAGGTCCCGGGTCACCTGGGACTCGGCCGCGGCCGCGAGCCGGTCGCCCACGCGGTGCGCGTAGGCCGCGAGGAACGACTGCCGGAACGTCTTGGTCCGCTTGCGGCCGCCGGCCCGCTGCACCGCCTCGGCCTCGGTCATGGCATGCGTGGCCTGCACCAGCAGCGAGGTGTAGAGCAGCTCGACCGCCTCCAGGTCCGCCTCGAAGCCGACGACCGTGGAGAAGCCGAGCGGTTCGTTCCACACCGCGCGGCAGTGGTTCGCGGTGGCCACCGCGTCCAGCAGGACCGCCTTGGCCTGCTCGTACGGCGGGTCGACGCCGATGCGGCAGGCACCGGGTGCGTCCGGGGCGGGCGCCTCGGCGGCCAGCAGCGCCTCGTCGACGCTGTGCCGGGCCATCAGCTCCTGCGCCTTGGCGCTGAGCGCCTCCGCCTCCTGCGGATAGCCGGTCGCCTCGGCCTTGGCGAGCAGCGCGCGGATGCGGCTCAGCATGCGGGAGGCGCCCGGACCGGGGGCCCGGCGGGACTCGTCCTCCAAGGGC contains:
- a CDS encoding DUF2786 domain-containing protein, with the protein product MTSTASTVERAFRAALYDDTDTGLDTAASLLAADPAADAELARRGEEFTAAAWQRGWQPADIVRLVRRELDDVHVRLAATLIRDQAGRDRPRGRRWAAQLAALPEGPAPGADRFSQATAVLELYRLLLRLPSLEPLEDESRRAPGPGASRMLSRIRALLAKAEATGYPQEAEALSAKAQELMARHSVDEALLAAEAPAPDAPGACRIGVDPPYEQAKAVLLDAVATANHCRAVWNEPLGFSTVVGFEADLEAVELLYTSLLVQATHAMTEAEAVQRAGGRKRTKTFRQSFLAAYAHRVGDRLAAAAESQVTRDLLPVLATRATAVTGRLERMFPETTTTRLRGVSDAAGWTEGARAADRAQVRARRRLG
- a CDS encoding DUF4232 domain-containing protein, giving the protein MRVIPLTVTALTATLLLTACDGGGSDSRGSAGSACTIGGVSVQIGSASVAPAAGDSGEVPVSITNHSAPCTLDHFPGAVLKTATAQATVPALKGAKAQKLKLAKGDSASFTIGYVRGKDGDKNTLAARTVRISLPGSGTTRSFPWSYGPVAGRGDGGGPDASVSAFQQVGD